One Candidatus Methanoperedens sp. DNA window includes the following coding sequences:
- a CDS encoding ABC transporter ATP-binding protein, with the protein MNNNGNNGNNGNHAAKGEPVLHIKNLTKTYMQGKIPVHALNDVSFDVNKGELLSIVGPSGSGKSTLLSMIGLLDRPTGGSVFIDNVEITKAKESEAPKIRREKIGFVFQHFNLLSTLNAMENVDIAMRFSGVQKKKRKGRALELLTQVGLGDRVTHKPSELSGGQQQRVAIARAMANEPAILLADEPTGAVDTKTREVIVELLKGLSKKGQTIIVVTHDMEVAKQTNRIITMRDGKIASDEYLKGATENEQYKFKLSEQV; encoded by the coding sequence TGAACCCGTCCTTCACATAAAGAATCTCACGAAGACCTATATGCAGGGCAAAATACCGGTTCATGCCCTGAATGATGTCAGTTTTGATGTAAACAAAGGAGAGTTACTGAGCATAGTTGGACCTTCTGGAAGCGGAAAATCAACGCTTCTTTCAATGATCGGACTGCTTGACAGGCCAACAGGTGGCAGCGTCTTTATAGATAATGTAGAGATAACAAAAGCAAAAGAGAGCGAAGCTCCAAAGATCCGTAGAGAAAAGATAGGATTTGTTTTCCAGCATTTCAATTTGCTTTCCACACTCAACGCAATGGAAAACGTGGATATTGCAATGAGATTTAGCGGAGTTCAAAAAAAAAAGCGAAAAGGACGGGCGCTCGAATTGCTCACCCAGGTAGGGCTTGGTGACAGGGTAACACATAAGCCGTCGGAATTATCCGGAGGACAGCAGCAGCGCGTTGCGATTGCAAGAGCGATGGCAAATGAACCCGCGATATTGCTGGCCGATGAACCTACAGGAGCGGTCGATACAAAGACAAGGGAGGTAATTGTTGAACTCCTGAAAGGGCTCAGTAAAAAAGGCCAGACTATCATTGTGGTGACACACGATATGGAGGTCGCGAAACAAACGAACCGAATAATCACTATGCGTGATGGGAAAATTGCGAGTGACGAATATCTAAAAGGGGCAACAGAAAATGAACAATATAAATTCAAATTGTCGGA